Proteins from a single region of Runella sp. SP2:
- a CDS encoding GH39 family glycosyl hydrolase: MKDILYATVVSLCLYCQVAFSQNATLQIDLNKEIGPMHPAWAWFGYDEPNYTYMKDGKKLLSELSALSPVPVYVRAHNLLTTGDGTPALKWGSTNAYTEDAQGNPVYDWTIVDKIFDTYVERGMKPMAQIGFMPEALSTKPQPYRHQWAPGQHYTSIFTGWTHPPKDYAKWAELVYQWVKHSVERYGKKEVESWYWELWNEPDSPYWGGTVQEYCKLYDYSVDAVRRALPTAKIGGPHVTGPAGRRGGDFLKKFLKHCVSDTNYVTGKIGTPLDFIAFHAKGAPKLVNGHVQMNMGTQLRDISTGFQIVASFPELKHLPIVIGESDPEGCAACGMKTDPQNAYRNGTMYSSYTAASFARKYALADLHQVNFKGAVSWSFEFEDQPWFYGFRDLATNGVNKPVLNVFRMFGKMSGQRVDVKGNFMYPTLTVRDSSVRRSTPDIGGLAAKDKRKASVMLWNYHDDDIPSAMANVELTFKNIPAKKVKITHYRIDSQHSNSYEVWKKMGSPANPTPEQIKELEKAGQLAKLGAPQTQTVQNNQLIITTSLERQGVGLVTLEW, encoded by the coding sequence ATGAAGGATATACTTTACGCAACAGTCGTCTCCCTGTGCTTATACTGCCAAGTGGCCTTTTCTCAAAATGCGACTTTGCAAATCGACCTTAACAAAGAAATTGGCCCCATGCACCCTGCATGGGCGTGGTTTGGATACGACGAGCCCAATTATACCTACATGAAAGACGGCAAAAAACTGCTGTCTGAGCTTTCGGCGCTTAGTCCCGTACCCGTTTATGTTCGTGCTCACAACCTACTAACCACAGGCGACGGCACTCCCGCGCTCAAGTGGGGCTCGACCAACGCCTACACCGAAGATGCCCAAGGAAATCCTGTGTATGACTGGACAATTGTGGATAAAATTTTTGATACGTACGTCGAACGAGGGATGAAGCCGATGGCTCAAATTGGATTTATGCCCGAGGCACTTTCAACCAAGCCCCAGCCCTACCGCCACCAATGGGCGCCTGGCCAGCACTATACTTCGATTTTTACGGGTTGGACGCACCCTCCTAAAGATTACGCCAAATGGGCCGAATTGGTCTATCAGTGGGTAAAACATTCGGTAGAACGTTACGGCAAAAAAGAAGTAGAAAGCTGGTATTGGGAACTATGGAACGAACCCGATAGCCCTTACTGGGGCGGTACGGTGCAGGAATATTGCAAGTTGTACGATTACTCAGTCGATGCCGTTCGGCGCGCACTGCCAACGGCCAAAATCGGCGGCCCTCACGTCACAGGCCCTGCGGGGCGTCGTGGTGGTGATTTTTTGAAAAAATTCTTGAAACACTGTGTTTCTGATACCAATTATGTGACGGGTAAAATCGGCACTCCCCTCGATTTTATTGCGTTTCATGCCAAAGGGGCACCCAAACTTGTCAATGGCCATGTACAAATGAACATGGGAACGCAGCTTCGCGATATTTCAACGGGTTTCCAGATAGTCGCTTCTTTTCCCGAGTTAAAGCACTTACCCATCGTCATCGGAGAGTCTGACCCCGAAGGCTGTGCAGCCTGTGGCATGAAAACCGACCCGCAAAATGCCTACCGCAACGGCACCATGTATTCAAGCTACACCGCCGCGTCTTTTGCCCGAAAATACGCCTTGGCCGACCTCCATCAAGTCAATTTTAAAGGCGCCGTCTCGTGGTCATTTGAGTTTGAAGACCAACCCTGGTTTTATGGTTTCCGTGATTTGGCCACCAACGGCGTGAACAAACCCGTACTGAACGTATTTCGGATGTTTGGCAAAATGAGCGGTCAACGCGTAGATGTTAAAGGAAACTTCATGTATCCCACCTTGACGGTTCGGGATTCGAGCGTACGAAGAAGTACACCTGATATTGGCGGATTAGCCGCAAAAGATAAAAGAAAAGCGTCGGTCATGCTTTGGAACTATCACGATGACGATATCCCCTCTGCTATGGCCAATGTTGAGCTAACCTTCAAAAATATTCCTGCCAAAAAAGTCAAAATCACCCACTACCGCATCGACAGCCAACACAGCAACAGCTACGAGGTCTGGAAAAAAATGGGTTCTCCCGCCAACCCAACACCCGAACAAATCAAGGAACTGGAGAAAGCGGGGCAGTTAGCGAAGCTAGGCGCCCCTCAAACCCAAACCGTTCAAAATAATCAGCTGATTATTACCACTTCTTTGGAGCGTCAAGGAGTGGGATTGGTGACGTTGGAGTGGTAA
- a CDS encoding S41 family peptidase, giving the protein MENPIQNDRWTVRLPILLSVTLAAGMLLGATFFGGSKGIADVARGHTKFKEVLQLIDNNYVDTVNTDELVDYSITKMLEKLDPHTYYFNPKDAVAARSQLESGFDGIGIEFNLYKDTVYVVTPLVGGPSEAAGIQSGDKILKVNSDIFTGKKVDNAFIFSKLRGPRGSEVKIEILRRGVPKPLSFLLRRDRIPTFSVDAAYMMDKEVGYVKVTRFSESTYDEFKNAVSSLKTQGMKKLMLDLRGNPGGYMDRATNMVDELLAGDKLIVYTDGKDDRYDRQTRAKNAGMFENGSVVVLIDESSASASEIVAGALQDHDRALIVGRRSFGKGLVQMPVNLSDGSELRLTISRYYTPSGRSIQKPYKMGDLEGYEKDIKNRFEHGELFVSDSIKNNPKLQYRTDAGRIVYGGGGITPDVFVPRDTSMMSPYLYELFAKNTVRDYALNYVNQNRKQFEKQTFAEFLKSYNVTDADLNGVVKNATADNIKFNEKEFSRSKPYIRTYLKALIARYAYQKRDKGGLNNEFYQVMSNTDEGIRKAATLFDEAEKLAKGNVSLKDAKK; this is encoded by the coding sequence ATGGAAAATCCCATACAAAACGACCGTTGGACAGTTCGTTTACCCATTTTATTGAGTGTTACCCTTGCCGCAGGCATGTTGTTAGGTGCTACGTTTTTTGGTGGCAGCAAGGGAATTGCTGATGTAGCCCGAGGACATACCAAGTTCAAGGAAGTACTACAACTCATTGATAATAATTACGTTGACACCGTCAACACCGACGAGTTGGTGGATTATTCCATCACCAAAATGCTCGAAAAACTCGACCCTCACACCTACTATTTTAACCCCAAAGATGCCGTAGCTGCGCGCTCACAACTCGAAAGTGGTTTTGATGGCATCGGTATTGAGTTTAATCTCTACAAAGATACCGTTTACGTAGTGACACCTCTGGTCGGTGGGCCGTCGGAAGCCGCTGGTATTCAGAGCGGGGACAAAATTTTAAAGGTAAATAGCGATATTTTTACGGGTAAAAAAGTGGACAATGCCTTCATTTTCTCCAAACTCCGCGGGCCGCGCGGTAGCGAGGTTAAAATCGAAATTTTGCGCCGTGGCGTACCCAAACCCCTATCGTTCTTACTCCGCCGCGACCGCATTCCTACCTTCTCGGTCGATGCCGCTTATATGATGGACAAAGAAGTGGGCTACGTCAAAGTTACTCGTTTCTCGGAATCGACCTACGATGAGTTTAAAAACGCCGTGAGTTCGCTTAAAACCCAAGGCATGAAAAAACTCATGCTCGACCTCCGTGGCAACCCTGGCGGATACATGGATCGCGCAACCAACATGGTGGATGAACTATTAGCAGGTGATAAATTGATTGTTTACACCGACGGCAAAGACGACCGCTACGACCGCCAAACCCGCGCCAAAAATGCAGGAATGTTTGAAAACGGCAGCGTGGTTGTTCTCATCGACGAAAGTAGTGCTTCAGCCTCGGAAATTGTCGCAGGGGCACTTCAAGACCACGACCGAGCCCTCATTGTGGGTCGTCGTTCGTTCGGAAAAGGCTTAGTGCAAATGCCCGTCAATCTTTCAGACGGCTCCGAATTGCGTCTCACGATTTCGCGCTACTATACCCCAAGCGGCCGTAGCATCCAAAAACCTTACAAAATGGGTGATTTGGAAGGTTACGAAAAAGACATCAAAAATCGTTTTGAACACGGCGAATTATTTGTTTCTGACAGCATCAAAAATAACCCTAAACTTCAGTACCGTACCGACGCTGGCCGCATTGTTTACGGTGGCGGAGGCATTACGCCCGACGTATTTGTACCGCGCGATACCAGCATGATGTCGCCGTATTTGTACGAGTTGTTTGCCAAAAACACCGTGCGTGACTACGCCCTCAACTACGTCAACCAAAATCGCAAACAGTTTGAGAAACAAACCTTTGCGGAGTTTTTAAAAAGCTACAATGTCACCGATGCCGATTTGAACGGTGTGGTTAAAAACGCGACCGCCGATAACATCAAGTTCAACGAAAAAGAGTTTAGCCGTTCTAAGCCTTACATTCGTACATACCTCAAGGCGCTCATTGCCCGTTATGCTTACCAAAAACGCGACAAAGGAGGCCTCAACAACGAATTTTACCAAGTCATGTCCAACACCGACGAAGGAATCCGTAAAGCGGCAACCCTTTTTGATGAAGCCGAAAAATTGGCCAAAGGAAACGTAAGCTTAAAAGACGCCAAGAAATAA
- the polA gene encoding DNA polymerase I: MKPEKKLFLLDAFALIYRAHFAFVKNPRISSKGLNTSAIFGFANTLLEVLKDEKPTHLGVAFDTPKPTFRHVQFEAYKAQRQEQPEDITTAVPYVKQLLKAMCIPILEMEGYEADDVVGTLAKKAAREGFEVFMMTPDKDYGQLVEEHVYLYKPAISGKGVEIMGPKEVCERWGISDISQVVDMLGLQGDASDNIPGIPGVGEKTAQKLVAEFGSIENLIVNTDKLAGKLKEKVIEGKDLAVLSKQLATIDINVPIAFEEEDLRMCEPNRELLSSLLDELEFKTLKKRLLGETEAPVAIPAANKTGQLNLFGEAPTAAPSVSKQSEVTSVSTGTESETSNERRTVATTAHRYHLVNTPELRQSLAYYLSLQESFCFDTETTSVDAIDAELVGLAFAYRDGEAFYVPVPADRAEAQAIVEDFREVLENEKIEKIAQNLKYDMLILQNYGVEVRGPLYDTMLAHYLIEPDKRHNMDALANAYLNYEPVAIEALIGKKGPKQLTMRDVAIEKLVEYAAEDADITLQLKHKLQPLLVENQAEKLFKGVEVPLVPVLAAMEREGIKVDTNVLSEMSGVLEIDMKQVEQEIFGLAGEEFNIGSPKQLGVVLFEKMKLVKNPKKTATGQYATGEDILSDLESEHEIARKILDYRELQKLKSTYVDALPQLINPSTGRIHTSFNQAVAATGRLSSTNPNLQNIPIRTPRGREIRKAFIPRNEDYVILSADYSQIELRIMAAFSQDATMLEAFNKGIDIHASTASKVFDVALEEVTSDMRRKAKMVNFGIIYGISAFGLAQRLGIARGEASEIIKAYFQEFPAVKSYMDMVINKAREQKYVETILGRRRYLADIDSQNQTTRGFAERNAINAPIQGSAADMIKIAMINIHDFLKREKLQSRMLLQVHDELVFDAHRDEIELLSHHVNELMVNAIPLPVKMETGIGKGLNWLEAH, from the coding sequence ATGAAACCCGAAAAAAAATTATTTCTCTTAGACGCATTTGCCCTCATTTACCGTGCCCACTTTGCGTTTGTTAAAAATCCTCGAATTTCTTCCAAAGGGTTAAACACCAGTGCTATTTTTGGTTTTGCCAATACCTTATTGGAAGTATTAAAAGACGAAAAACCTACCCACCTTGGAGTGGCTTTTGATACACCGAAGCCTACTTTTCGGCATGTGCAATTTGAAGCCTACAAAGCACAGCGTCAAGAACAACCCGAGGACATTACAACGGCGGTTCCGTACGTAAAACAGCTACTCAAGGCAATGTGTATTCCTATCTTGGAAATGGAAGGATATGAAGCCGACGACGTGGTAGGGACGCTTGCCAAAAAAGCCGCCCGCGAAGGGTTTGAAGTGTTTATGATGACCCCCGACAAGGACTACGGGCAGTTGGTCGAAGAGCATGTATATCTTTACAAACCAGCCATATCGGGAAAAGGAGTGGAGATTATGGGGCCAAAAGAAGTATGTGAGCGTTGGGGAATCAGTGATATTAGTCAGGTGGTGGACATGTTGGGACTGCAAGGTGATGCGTCCGATAACATTCCTGGCATTCCAGGGGTTGGAGAAAAAACGGCGCAAAAATTGGTCGCTGAGTTTGGTTCGATTGAAAACCTGATTGTCAATACCGATAAGCTCGCAGGCAAACTCAAAGAGAAAGTCATTGAGGGAAAAGACTTGGCGGTGTTGTCGAAGCAACTGGCGACGATTGACATTAACGTGCCGATTGCCTTTGAAGAGGAAGATTTGCGCATGTGTGAGCCCAACCGCGAGCTACTTTCGTCGTTGTTGGATGAACTAGAGTTTAAAACCCTTAAAAAACGCCTTTTGGGCGAAACGGAAGCCCCCGTTGCTATTCCTGCGGCCAATAAAACGGGCCAATTGAACCTGTTTGGTGAAGCCCCAACGGCAGCTCCTTCGGTGAGTAAACAAAGCGAAGTGACTTCGGTAAGCACAGGTACCGAATCAGAAACGAGCAATGAGCGCCGTACGGTGGCTACCACGGCTCACCGCTATCATTTGGTGAATACCCCTGAGCTTCGTCAATCGCTGGCGTATTACTTGAGTTTGCAAGAATCTTTTTGTTTTGATACTGAAACCACGTCGGTGGATGCCATTGATGCTGAATTGGTGGGTTTGGCATTTGCTTACCGCGACGGCGAGGCGTTTTACGTACCCGTGCCAGCCGACCGTGCCGAAGCACAAGCTATCGTGGAAGATTTTCGAGAAGTGCTTGAAAACGAAAAGATTGAAAAGATAGCGCAGAACCTCAAATACGACATGTTGATTCTGCAAAATTACGGGGTAGAAGTGCGCGGGCCGTTGTACGATACCATGTTGGCGCATTATCTTATCGAACCCGACAAGCGTCATAACATGGATGCGCTGGCCAATGCCTATCTCAACTACGAACCCGTGGCGATTGAGGCGCTTATTGGTAAAAAAGGCCCCAAACAATTGACCATGCGGGATGTGGCTATTGAGAAATTGGTAGAATATGCCGCCGAGGATGCCGACATTACCCTCCAACTCAAGCATAAACTACAACCACTTTTGGTCGAAAACCAAGCCGAGAAATTATTCAAAGGCGTAGAAGTGCCGTTAGTGCCCGTTTTGGCAGCGATGGAACGTGAGGGGATAAAAGTTGATACCAACGTTTTATCCGAAATGTCGGGCGTGCTGGAAATCGACATGAAGCAAGTCGAGCAAGAAATTTTTGGACTGGCGGGAGAGGAGTTTAACATCGGTTCACCGAAGCAGTTGGGAGTGGTTTTGTTTGAAAAAATGAAGTTGGTTAAAAACCCTAAAAAAACAGCGACGGGACAATACGCTACGGGAGAAGATATTTTGTCGGATTTGGAATCGGAACACGAAATTGCGCGTAAGATTCTGGATTACCGCGAGTTGCAAAAACTAAAATCGACCTACGTGGATGCGTTGCCACAGCTTATCAACCCATCAACGGGACGAATTCACACGTCGTTCAATCAGGCCGTGGCAGCGACGGGGCGTTTGAGCAGTACCAATCCTAACCTTCAGAACATTCCGATTCGTACGCCTCGTGGACGAGAGATTCGGAAAGCGTTCATCCCTAGAAATGAAGATTATGTGATTTTGTCGGCCGACTACTCGCAAATCGAACTCCGAATCATGGCCGCTTTCAGTCAGGATGCCACCATGCTCGAAGCCTTCAATAAAGGTATTGATATTCACGCTAGTACCGCCAGTAAAGTATTTGACGTAGCCCTCGAAGAAGTAACGTCGGATATGCGTCGAAAAGCCAAAATGGTCAATTTTGGTATCATTTATGGTATTTCGGCCTTTGGCTTAGCCCAACGCTTGGGGATTGCGCGGGGAGAAGCAAGTGAAATCATCAAAGCCTATTTCCAAGAATTTCCTGCTGTAAAAAGCTACATGGACATGGTGATTAACAAAGCCCGTGAACAAAAATACGTTGAAACAATTTTAGGACGTCGGCGTTATTTGGCTGATATTGATTCTCAAAACCAAACGACGCGTGGTTTTGCCGAACGAAACGCCATCAACGCCCCGATTCAAGGCTCGGCGGCGGATATGATTAAGATAGCGATGATTAATATCCACGATTTTCTGAAACGCGAAAAACTACAGTCACGTATGCTTTTGCAGGTACATGACGAATTGGTGTTTGACGCGCACCGCGATGAAATCGAATTGTTGAGCCACCACGTAAATGAGTTGATGGTGAATGCCATTCCGTTGCCCGTAAAAATGGAAACGGGAATTGGAAAAGGGCTCAATTGGTTGGAAGCGCACTAG
- a CDS encoding enoyl-CoA hydratase/isomerase family protein — translation MTTYQDILFSQEAGVAKVTLNRPSVLNALSPNLIAELADVARKVSLDESIKLFVVTGAGRAWSAGVDLKALNESIEGGHFSNFEVMEMGAAFILTLQAMPQVTIAQVNGHCYTGATELMLAFDLVYAADEAQIGDTHTKWGIAPKWGMTQRLQQKIGLMKAMELSFTAQPVSGKEAERIGLVNKSVPLSDLETTVNQVVEKIKGNSAQTIAAMKNMYYFGAEHGLHRGLEYEWQADFKITDREEFLRNFEKNK, via the coding sequence ATGACAACGTACCAAGATATTCTCTTTTCGCAAGAAGCAGGAGTGGCCAAAGTAACCCTTAATCGTCCGTCGGTGTTGAACGCCCTCAGCCCGAATCTTATCGCCGAATTAGCAGATGTAGCACGAAAAGTGTCGCTGGATGAATCTATTAAGTTGTTTGTCGTTACGGGGGCTGGACGGGCATGGTCGGCAGGGGTTGACCTGAAAGCGTTGAATGAAAGCATTGAAGGCGGGCACTTTTCTAACTTTGAAGTAATGGAAATGGGCGCGGCTTTTATTCTGACCTTACAGGCAATGCCACAAGTAACAATTGCCCAAGTCAATGGACACTGTTACACGGGCGCTACCGAATTGATGCTTGCCTTTGACTTAGTGTATGCGGCCGACGAAGCCCAAATCGGGGACACGCATACCAAGTGGGGGATTGCCCCCAAATGGGGAATGACCCAACGCCTTCAACAAAAAATCGGTTTGATGAAAGCAATGGAGCTTTCGTTTACGGCTCAACCCGTGTCGGGCAAAGAGGCTGAGCGGATAGGGTTGGTAAACAAGTCAGTGCCTTTGTCGGACTTAGAAACGACAGTAAACCAGGTAGTTGAAAAAATAAAAGGTAATTCGGCGCAGACCATCGCCGCCATGAAAAACATGTATTATTTCGGGGCGGAACATGGCCTTCACCGAGGCTTAGAATACGAATGGCAAGCCGATTTTAAAATCACCGACCGCGAGGAGTTTTTGAGGAATTTTGAGAAGAATAAGTAG
- a CDS encoding glycosyltransferase family 2 protein, whose product MDKIAIVILNYNGRNFLEKFLPSVIAHSESYPIYVADSASKDDSVAWTRAHYPNVRLIELPQNRGYAGGYNAALSQIKAEYYVLLNSDVEVTANWLTPMVQFLDTHPNVGACQPKLLAYHDKTQFEYAGAAGGFMDWLGFPYCRGRIFDHCETDKGQYDTPMPIFWASGACLFIRGHLFHELGGFDEDFFAHMEEIDLCWRLHTGGHEIYCLPQSTVYHVGGGTLPPSNPFKTYLNYRNSLAMLYKNLPSKNRFGIIFWRLVVDGISAVRFIPKGEWANIWAIIRAHFAFYGWIRRNLSQKREKIIREIGPPKEAHSLPIAPKSVIWGYFVKGQKTYDSFSRP is encoded by the coding sequence ATGGATAAAATCGCCATTGTCATTTTGAATTACAACGGGAGAAACTTTCTAGAAAAGTTTCTCCCGTCTGTTATTGCGCACTCGGAATCCTATCCGATTTACGTGGCCGACAGCGCCTCGAAAGACGATTCTGTGGCTTGGACGCGCGCGCACTACCCCAACGTTCGATTGATAGAACTTCCGCAAAACCGAGGCTATGCGGGTGGATACAACGCTGCTTTGAGTCAAATTAAGGCCGAATACTACGTTTTGCTCAATTCTGACGTCGAAGTGACTGCTAATTGGCTTACGCCGATGGTACAGTTTTTGGACACCCATCCCAACGTGGGCGCTTGCCAACCCAAATTATTGGCGTACCACGATAAAACGCAGTTTGAATACGCAGGAGCTGCGGGGGGCTTTATGGATTGGCTAGGTTTTCCCTATTGCCGTGGTCGAATATTTGACCATTGCGAAACCGACAAAGGGCAATACGATACTCCAATGCCTATTTTTTGGGCGTCGGGAGCGTGTTTGTTTATTCGGGGGCATTTATTCCACGAACTCGGTGGCTTCGACGAGGACTTTTTTGCCCACATGGAAGAAATCGACCTCTGCTGGCGTCTGCACACGGGCGGTCACGAAATTTATTGTCTTCCCCAATCGACGGTCTATCACGTAGGTGGCGGGACGTTACCTCCCTCCAACCCCTTCAAAACCTACCTCAACTACCGCAATAGCCTTGCGATGCTCTACAAAAACTTACCTTCTAAAAATCGCTTTGGCATTATTTTTTGGCGATTGGTAGTAGATGGAATTTCGGCCGTTCGGTTTATACCAAAAGGAGAGTGGGCAAACATTTGGGCTATCATTCGGGCTCATTTTGCGTTTTATGGGTGGATTAGACGCAATTTATCGCAGAAACGGGAAAAAATTATTCGAGAAATCGGGCCACCCAAAGAGGCTCATTCCCTGCCTATTGCGCCCAAGAGTGTGATTTGGGGCTATTTTGTCAAAGGTCAGAAAACCTACGACTCATTTTCAAGACCTTAA
- a CDS encoding thioredoxin family protein, with the protein MANIPTTMKNKFWATLFAALTVSIATTLVFQQQRVQASSVGYPIGGSVAEFKLQNAKGGTVSLSDYKDKKGVIVVFTCNHCPFAKAYEERIIALDKKYGVLNFPVVAINSNDASDYEDESIDNMKKRATEKGYTFPYLQDATQAVAKAFGATRTPHVFVLRNENAKFTVQYIGTIDDNYQDPASVTKRYVEDAVNNILAGKPVVVTQTKAVGCAIGWKDA; encoded by the coding sequence ATGGCAAACATACCAACGACCATGAAAAATAAGTTTTGGGCAACATTATTCGCAGCGTTGACAGTGAGTATCGCAACGACCTTGGTGTTCCAACAGCAACGCGTGCAGGCTTCTTCGGTGGGGTATCCAATCGGCGGGTCGGTAGCTGAGTTTAAGCTTCAAAATGCCAAAGGAGGAACCGTAAGTTTGTCGGATTACAAAGACAAAAAAGGCGTAATAGTGGTGTTTACCTGTAACCACTGCCCGTTTGCCAAAGCCTACGAAGAGCGCATTATTGCTTTGGATAAAAAATACGGGGTGCTCAATTTTCCTGTTGTGGCGATTAATTCCAACGATGCGTCGGATTACGAAGACGAGTCGATAGACAATATGAAGAAGCGAGCGACGGAGAAAGGCTATACTTTTCCTTATTTGCAAGATGCAACGCAAGCCGTGGCAAAAGCTTTTGGCGCAACGCGTACGCCGCATGTTTTTGTTTTACGAAATGAAAATGCTAAATTCACGGTACAATACATTGGAACCATAGATGATAATTACCAAGACCCCGCAAGCGTCACCAAACGCTACGTGGAAGATGCAGTCAACAACATTTTGGCGGGTAAACCCGTCGTAGTGACCCAAACCAAAGCCGTAGGATGTGCGATTGGTTGGAAAGACGCTTAA
- a CDS encoding YbaB/EbfC family nucleoid-associated protein encodes MFGDMMGMLGKVKEFQAKMKEAQESLGQLSESAEAGAGMVKVTVNGRKQVTQLTIDPDLMKPEDAEVVQDLIIAAVNRAMENIEEKIKARIQESTEGVLPNIPGLDLSKFMK; translated from the coding sequence ATGTTTGGAGATATGATGGGAATGCTTGGAAAGGTAAAGGAATTCCAAGCCAAAATGAAAGAAGCCCAAGAAAGTCTTGGCCAATTGAGTGAGTCGGCAGAAGCAGGTGCGGGCATGGTGAAAGTGACCGTAAATGGCCGCAAACAAGTCACTCAACTGACCATTGACCCCGATTTGATGAAACCCGAAGATGCCGAAGTCGTGCAAGACCTTATCATTGCGGCGGTAAATCGGGCGATGGAAAACATCGAAGAAAAAATCAAAGCTCGAATCCAAGAATCGACCGAAGGCGTTTTGCCCAACATTCCAGGGTTGGACTTGAGTAAATTCATGAAATAA
- a CDS encoding glycosyltransferase family 2 protein: MYKGKKVIIVMPAYKASLTLEKTYREIPFDLVDDIILVDDASPDNTVEVAERLGIKHVIRHDKNKGYGGNQKTCYTKALELGGDIVIMLHPDYQYTPLLLTAMISIIGNGLYQVVFGSRILGKGALKGGMPMYKYVANRILTLTQNILMNQKLSEYHTGYRAFSGEVLRSVPFQKCNDDFVFDNEMIAQIFWKGYEIGEVTCPTKYFEEASSINFQRSMKYGFGVLGVSSRYFLAKIGLWKWDLLD, translated from the coding sequence ATGTATAAAGGGAAAAAAGTAATCATCGTCATGCCCGCTTACAAAGCGTCGCTCACGTTGGAAAAAACCTACCGAGAAATCCCGTTTGACTTGGTAGATGATATTATTTTGGTCGATGATGCTAGTCCAGACAACACCGTCGAAGTAGCCGAGCGACTGGGTATCAAACACGTCATTCGCCACGATAAAAACAAAGGCTACGGCGGCAACCAAAAAACGTGCTACACCAAAGCCCTTGAGCTAGGCGGCGACATTGTTATTATGCTTCACCCTGATTATCAATACACGCCACTATTGCTTACGGCTATGATTTCCATCATTGGCAATGGGCTGTATCAGGTCGTGTTTGGATCACGGATTTTAGGGAAAGGCGCTCTCAAAGGTGGAATGCCTATGTATAAATACGTTGCCAACCGCATTTTGACGTTGACTCAAAACATTTTGATGAACCAAAAACTCTCCGAATACCATACGGGCTACCGCGCGTTTTCGGGAGAAGTTTTGCGGAGCGTTCCTTTTCAAAAATGCAACGACGACTTTGTTTTTGACAACGAAATGATTGCCCAAATTTTCTGGAAAGGCTACGAAATTGGTGAAGTAACTTGCCCTACCAAATATTTTGAAGAAGCGTCGTCTATCAATTTCCAACGAAGCATGAAATACGGATTTGGCGTTTTGGGAGTATCAAGCCGCTACTTTTTGGCAAAAATTGGACTCTGGAAATGGGATTTGCTAGATTAA
- a CDS encoding TlpA disulfide reductase family protein, with the protein MNAKGWIVGVLLVMVQTVGQAQQVSMVKWVAMDSLFAQKSDTTYVLNFWATWCKPCVTELPYFEQTQQKYLNQKLKVILVSMDFARELTTRVIPFVTERKLTSQVWLLNEPDANSWIEKVSKEWSGAIPATLIFNNAKGKKVFFEQKLDALRLEKELSDFL; encoded by the coding sequence ATGAATGCAAAAGGCTGGATAGTGGGTGTGCTGTTGGTCATGGTACAAACGGTAGGGCAAGCACAGCAAGTATCGATGGTAAAATGGGTGGCGATGGATAGTCTTTTTGCTCAAAAAAGCGATACTACCTATGTATTGAACTTCTGGGCGACTTGGTGTAAGCCTTGTGTGACAGAATTGCCGTATTTTGAACAAACTCAGCAGAAATACCTGAATCAGAAGCTCAAAGTGATTTTAGTTAGCATGGATTTTGCTAGAGAATTGACAACGAGAGTGATTCCTTTTGTGACCGAACGAAAGCTAACATCGCAAGTATGGTTGCTCAATGAACCCGACGCCAATAGCTGGATTGAGAAGGTGAGCAAAGAATGGTCAGGTGCCATTCCTGCTACCCTGATTTTCAATAATGCCAAGGGGAAAAAAGTGTTTTTTGAACAAAAACTTGACGCCCTCCGTTTGGAAAAGGAACTCTCTGATTTTCTGTGA
- a CDS encoding acyl-CoA thioesterase — protein sequence MTPKSVASSQVTITELMIPSYANFGGKIHGGILLSLMDKVAYACASKHAGTYVVTVSVDGVNFLQPIEVGELVSLHASVNYVGRSSMVIGIRVIAENVRSGTQKHTNTSYFTMVAKDDEGKPTEVPPLLLDSKEDIRRFLEAIKRRELKNLYADEFDNEKTRLSVEENLHLLEKERCVIAQR from the coding sequence ATGACGCCCAAATCAGTCGCAAGCTCGCAGGTAACCATTACGGAATTGATGATTCCTTCCTACGCCAATTTTGGAGGTAAAATCCACGGAGGTATTTTGCTTTCGCTCATGGATAAAGTCGCCTACGCCTGTGCGTCCAAGCACGCAGGAACCTATGTGGTGACGGTGTCGGTGGACGGGGTCAATTTTCTCCAACCCATTGAAGTCGGTGAATTGGTTTCGTTGCACGCCTCGGTCAACTACGTGGGGCGCAGTTCGATGGTCATCGGGATTCGGGTCATTGCCGAAAACGTCCGCTCAGGCACCCAAAAACATACCAATACCTCGTATTTTACGATGGTTGCCAAAGACGATGAAGGCAAGCCTACGGAAGTCCCGCCGTTGTTGTTGGACTCCAAAGAAGACATTCGACGGTTTTTGGAAGCCATCAAACGCCGCGAGCTAAAAAACCTCTACGCCGACGAGTTTGACAACGAAAAAACGCGCTTGAGTGTGGAAGAAAACCTTCATTTGTTGGAAAAAGAACGTTGCGTTATCGCCCAAAGGTAA